The Anopheles moucheti chromosome 3, idAnoMoucSN_F20_07, whole genome shotgun sequence genome contains the following window.
GTATAATCGAAACGTTTGTCATGGGGCGAAAATACTTCTGTGATTACTGTGACAAAAGAATACAAAACGATTACAGCATCATCAAACAACACAATGTAGGTCTCCCGCATCTTCGAGCCAAGGCAGAATACTATCAGCAATTTAAAGGTATGGTCGTACATTGCTTTCGTGTGTCGTATGAGATTTGATATCTTTATCATTCTCCACAGATATAGAGCAAATTCTTATGGAAGCCAAACATAAACCTCCATGCCGTTCGTTGAAAGACGGCAGCGAATGCACATTTGGAGTATTTTGTCGGTATCGCCATTACACGCCGGAACAAATGCGGGAAATGGAAGAACTTGGTACGTGTGTCTACTATTGTTCAATGGATGAGCGAAAAACTTAAAGATTTGTGCATTTTTAGCTGGTAAACACACACTCTTCATTCGGAAGAAACGATCAGAACGGCTACATAAATACATGCGCAACGTAAACGCTCGCACAGAGTTATTCGTTCGAAAACGGTTCGATCGGCCTGCAGCCGAAAAACTACCACCTTCCATGTGTATATTTTCAGCCGCGGTGTaactttgttttgtattgaaaTCACCCAAGGGGCGGACCGGTGGCATGATTGTAGCGGAGCCGGACTTACCACAAACGGACCAGACTGAAATCCCATCcccggaccaatcccctgtagcaaggacagactatccggctacgtggtaaaataagtcgattcGGCCAGGccgaaaaaacgaaaaaacaagcacaGAGTCAGTACGacgaacgaaaataaaactaatataTCTTTCTCATTTACCATTCAATTCATTTACCCAAACAATTTCTATGCTCATTACAATTTTTTAAGGTTCATAGCCTCAACTTAGCAAATACAACATCAAtcattttttg
Protein-coding sequences here:
- the LOC128304534 gene encoding zinc finger matrin-type protein 5, translated to MGRKYFCDYCDKRIQNDYSIIKQHNVGLPHLRAKAEYYQQFKDIEQILMEAKHKPPCRSLKDGSECTFGVFCRYRHYTPEQMREMEELAGKHTLFIRKKRSERLHKYMRNVNARTELFVRKRFDRPAAEKLPPSMCIFSAAV